The Stigmatopora argus isolate UIUO_Sarg chromosome 23, RoL_Sarg_1.0, whole genome shotgun sequence genome contains a region encoding:
- the ints13 gene encoding integrator complex subunit 13 isoform X1: MKMFSVAHKTVFVVDHCPYMAESSRQQVECDVLTKSRGQGVIPLAPVSKSLWTCAVECSMEYCRILYDIYPLDKLINYIVSDSEFHLLNSWKRDCQSTHDLMSALAAVGPPNPREDPECCSILHGLVAAVESLCKITELQHEKRIELMDTADRVANRGRIICLTNAKSDTHVRMLEDCIQETILEQNKLAAGSDRLMSIQQCELVLIHIYPQGDDTLVSDRPKKEVSSLLTSEVHSVRAGRHLATKLNILVQQNFDLASTTITNIPMKPTLNVCEQEEQHANTSANYDVELLHHKDAHIEFFKSGDLHMAGTSTRENGLKETVTLKWCTPRTISIELHYCTGAYRISPTDVNSRPSSCLTNFLLNGRSVLLEQPRKSGSKIISHMLSSHGGEIFLHVLNSNRSTLEDPPSISEGCGGRVTDYRITDFGEFMKENRLTPISEASRHPAARLPAERAKAQLERHTRYWPMIISQTTIFNMQAVVPLANLIVKEALTEEDVLTCQKTVYNLVDMERKNDPLPISTVGSRGKGPKRDEQYRIMWNELETLVKTHAGDTDRHQRVLDCIVACRSKPPEEEERKKRGRKREDREDRAEKNGATKDLEEKSWKDSERMKIIPDKEDLETEVIKDSPDSPEPLNKKPRLNTDDVELPEGAKGPVSLLSLWTNRITAKSRKRREFVGRSRSVNCKFELYQHLKDENGMDVHENGKASR, translated from the exons ATGAAGATGTTCTCAGTGGCTCACAAGACAGTCTTTGTGGTGGACCATTGTCCCTACATGGCCGAGTCCAGTCGTCAGCAGGTGGAATGTGATGTGCTGACCAAAAGCCGAGGTCAGGGGGTCATCCCTCTCGCCCCCGTGTCCAAATCCTTGTGGACGTGCGCCGTGGAGTGTTCCATGGAATACTGTCGCATCCTTTATGACATTTACCCGTTGGACAAATTG ATCAATTACATAGTGAGCGACTCGGAGTTCCACCTGCTGAACAGTTGGAAACGCGATTGCCAGAGCACCCATGAC CTCATGTCAGCTTTGGCCGCGGTGGGACCGCCCAACCCGCGCGAGGACCCCGAGTGCTGCAGCATTCTGCACGGGCTGGTGGCGGCCGTGGAATCGCTGTGCAAGATAACCGAGCTGCAGCACGAGAAGCGCATCGAACTGATGGACACGGCCGACAGGGTCGCCAACCGGGGTCGTATTATCTGCCTGACAAATGCTAAAAG TGACACTCATGTGCGCATGTTGGAGGACTGCATTCAGGAGACCATTTTGGAGCAAAACAAGCTGGCGGCTGGATCGGACAG GTTGATGAGCATCCAACAATGCGAATTAGTGCTCATCCACATTTACCCTCAGGGCGACGACACGCTGGTGTCGGACCGGCCCAAGAAAGAA GTGTCGTCTCTGCTGACCAGTGAGGTCCACAGCGTGCGCGCCGGAAGACACTTAGCCACCAAGCTCAACATTCTGGTGCAACAAAACTTTGATTTGGCCTCCACCACGATCACCAACATTCCAATGAAG CCAACATTAAATGTTTGCGAACAG GAAGAGCAGCACGCCAACACGTCGGCCAATTACGACGTGGAGCTGCTTCATCACAAGGATGCCcatattgaattttttaaaagcG GAGACTTGCATATGGCCGGCACCAGCACGCGGGAAAATGGACTAAAGGAAACGGTGACGCTGAAGTGGTGCACGCCGAGAACCATCTCCATAG AACTGCATTACTGCACCGGGGCTTATCGCATCTCCCCCACCGATGTCAACAGTCGCCCTTCATCGTGTTTGACCAACTTTCTCCTCAACG GTCGATCGGTGCTCCTGGAGCAACCTCGGAAGTCCGGCTCCAAGATCATCAGCCACATGCTAAGCAGCCACGGCGGCGAGATCTTCCTGCACGTGCTCAACAGCAACCGCTCCACGCTGGAGGACCCGCCCTCCATCAGCGAGGGCTGCGGCGGCCGGGTGACAGATTACCGCATCACC GATTTTGGCGAGTTCATGAAAGAAAACCGACTGACTCCCATTTCCGAGGCCTCCCGCCATCCCGCCGCCCGACTTCCGGCGGAGCGAGCCAAAGCGCAGCTTGAACGGCACACGCGTTATTGGCCCATGATCATCTCCCAGACCACCATTTTTAACATGCAAGCA GTTGTTCCTCTGGCTAACCTGATCGTGAAAGAGGCTCTCACCGAAGAGGACGTTCTCACCTGCCAGAAGACCGTCTACAACCTGGTGGATATGGAGAGGAAGAACGACCCGCTTCCCATCTCCACCGTGGGTTCCAGAGGGAAAGGACCGAAGAG AGACGAGCAGTACCGAATCATGTGGAACGAGCTGGAAACATTGGTGAAAACCCACGCCGGGGACACCGACAGACACCAGAGGGTTCTTGACTGCATCGTGGCCTGCCGCAGTAAGCCTCCCGAAGAAGAGGAGAGGAAAAAACGAGGCAGAAAAAGGGAGGACAGGGAAGACCGGGCTGAGAAAAACGGGGCCACCAAGGATCTAGAGGAGAAAAGCTGGAAGGACTCAGAAAg GATGAAAATCATTCCGGATAAAGAGGATTTGGAGACGGAAGTCATCAAAGATTCGCCCGATTCTCCAGAACCCCTCAACAAGAAACCTCGCCTCAACACTGACGACGTGGAGTTGCCAGAGGGCGCCAAAG GTCCCGTGTCGCTGCTTTCTCTGTGGACCAATCGGATCACCGCCAAATCCAGAAAGCGGAGGGAGTTCGTCGGAAGATCGCGTTCAGTCAACTGCAAGTTCGAGCTGTACCAGCATCTTAAAGATGAGAACGG GATGGACGTTCACGAAAATGGCAAGGCCTCCAGATGA
- the ints13 gene encoding integrator complex subunit 13 isoform X2, translating into MKMFSVAHKTVFVVDHCPYMAESSRQQVECDVLTKSRGQGVIPLAPVSKSLWTCAVECSMEYCRILYDIYPLDKLINYIVSDSEFHLLNSWKRDCQSTHDLMSALAAVGPPNPREDPECCSILHGLVAAVESLCKITELQHEKRIELMDTADRVANRGRIICLTNAKSDTHVRMLEDCIQETILEQNKLAAGSDRLMSIQQCELVLIHIYPQGDDTLVSDRPKKEVSSLLTSEVHSVRAGRHLATKLNILVQQNFDLASTTITNIPMKEEQHANTSANYDVELLHHKDAHIEFFKSGDLHMAGTSTRENGLKETVTLKWCTPRTISIELHYCTGAYRISPTDVNSRPSSCLTNFLLNGRSVLLEQPRKSGSKIISHMLSSHGGEIFLHVLNSNRSTLEDPPSISEGCGGRVTDYRITDFGEFMKENRLTPISEASRHPAARLPAERAKAQLERHTRYWPMIISQTTIFNMQAVVPLANLIVKEALTEEDVLTCQKTVYNLVDMERKNDPLPISTVGSRGKGPKRDEQYRIMWNELETLVKTHAGDTDRHQRVLDCIVACRSKPPEEEERKKRGRKREDREDRAEKNGATKDLEEKSWKDSERMKIIPDKEDLETEVIKDSPDSPEPLNKKPRLNTDDVELPEGAKGPVSLLSLWTNRITAKSRKRREFVGRSRSVNCKFELYQHLKDENGMDVHENGKASR; encoded by the exons ATGAAGATGTTCTCAGTGGCTCACAAGACAGTCTTTGTGGTGGACCATTGTCCCTACATGGCCGAGTCCAGTCGTCAGCAGGTGGAATGTGATGTGCTGACCAAAAGCCGAGGTCAGGGGGTCATCCCTCTCGCCCCCGTGTCCAAATCCTTGTGGACGTGCGCCGTGGAGTGTTCCATGGAATACTGTCGCATCCTTTATGACATTTACCCGTTGGACAAATTG ATCAATTACATAGTGAGCGACTCGGAGTTCCACCTGCTGAACAGTTGGAAACGCGATTGCCAGAGCACCCATGAC CTCATGTCAGCTTTGGCCGCGGTGGGACCGCCCAACCCGCGCGAGGACCCCGAGTGCTGCAGCATTCTGCACGGGCTGGTGGCGGCCGTGGAATCGCTGTGCAAGATAACCGAGCTGCAGCACGAGAAGCGCATCGAACTGATGGACACGGCCGACAGGGTCGCCAACCGGGGTCGTATTATCTGCCTGACAAATGCTAAAAG TGACACTCATGTGCGCATGTTGGAGGACTGCATTCAGGAGACCATTTTGGAGCAAAACAAGCTGGCGGCTGGATCGGACAG GTTGATGAGCATCCAACAATGCGAATTAGTGCTCATCCACATTTACCCTCAGGGCGACGACACGCTGGTGTCGGACCGGCCCAAGAAAGAA GTGTCGTCTCTGCTGACCAGTGAGGTCCACAGCGTGCGCGCCGGAAGACACTTAGCCACCAAGCTCAACATTCTGGTGCAACAAAACTTTGATTTGGCCTCCACCACGATCACCAACATTCCAATGAAG GAAGAGCAGCACGCCAACACGTCGGCCAATTACGACGTGGAGCTGCTTCATCACAAGGATGCCcatattgaattttttaaaagcG GAGACTTGCATATGGCCGGCACCAGCACGCGGGAAAATGGACTAAAGGAAACGGTGACGCTGAAGTGGTGCACGCCGAGAACCATCTCCATAG AACTGCATTACTGCACCGGGGCTTATCGCATCTCCCCCACCGATGTCAACAGTCGCCCTTCATCGTGTTTGACCAACTTTCTCCTCAACG GTCGATCGGTGCTCCTGGAGCAACCTCGGAAGTCCGGCTCCAAGATCATCAGCCACATGCTAAGCAGCCACGGCGGCGAGATCTTCCTGCACGTGCTCAACAGCAACCGCTCCACGCTGGAGGACCCGCCCTCCATCAGCGAGGGCTGCGGCGGCCGGGTGACAGATTACCGCATCACC GATTTTGGCGAGTTCATGAAAGAAAACCGACTGACTCCCATTTCCGAGGCCTCCCGCCATCCCGCCGCCCGACTTCCGGCGGAGCGAGCCAAAGCGCAGCTTGAACGGCACACGCGTTATTGGCCCATGATCATCTCCCAGACCACCATTTTTAACATGCAAGCA GTTGTTCCTCTGGCTAACCTGATCGTGAAAGAGGCTCTCACCGAAGAGGACGTTCTCACCTGCCAGAAGACCGTCTACAACCTGGTGGATATGGAGAGGAAGAACGACCCGCTTCCCATCTCCACCGTGGGTTCCAGAGGGAAAGGACCGAAGAG AGACGAGCAGTACCGAATCATGTGGAACGAGCTGGAAACATTGGTGAAAACCCACGCCGGGGACACCGACAGACACCAGAGGGTTCTTGACTGCATCGTGGCCTGCCGCAGTAAGCCTCCCGAAGAAGAGGAGAGGAAAAAACGAGGCAGAAAAAGGGAGGACAGGGAAGACCGGGCTGAGAAAAACGGGGCCACCAAGGATCTAGAGGAGAAAAGCTGGAAGGACTCAGAAAg GATGAAAATCATTCCGGATAAAGAGGATTTGGAGACGGAAGTCATCAAAGATTCGCCCGATTCTCCAGAACCCCTCAACAAGAAACCTCGCCTCAACACTGACGACGTGGAGTTGCCAGAGGGCGCCAAAG GTCCCGTGTCGCTGCTTTCTCTGTGGACCAATCGGATCACCGCCAAATCCAGAAAGCGGAGGGAGTTCGTCGGAAGATCGCGTTCAGTCAACTGCAAGTTCGAGCTGTACCAGCATCTTAAAGATGAGAACGG GATGGACGTTCACGAAAATGGCAAGGCCTCCAGATGA
- the LOC144068750 gene encoding uncharacterized protein LOC144068750, translated as MHRRSEGVGTLPLAALRLMASPLQLTYSFMWQAIRQRNVSHYKKVEEFVTMVTQTVPELMSSKQTAQLVLGLRARIILDLLQREAQPDARVIQTLINKLKIVTPTVDAEVERCQTNFMVLVQNLLKSPAERKHFFKEVFPVQYGTKFDTALQTLTAGLVCKLEQLLPVPNLSQLSAMISSEPAMQEVGWSVIPEGDDLRTLLVFQQSKGLLSGKATISSSVGDCVLSSLAYLLKPVQPPAPPPPPPPPPPPVASNPSQQPATAPPVASPPPITDPPPITAPPPITNPPPIANPPPLANPPPTGSPPPLLVQEDLDDTSDDSEEGAGLVGGQVAEGLPAAATPEANPPGEQGGDEATDKSETPRAKSIPFKVVSVAAKTAWPNPGTAKEGQKVQTQRVTLHQWVSQIASNTISLPALPPLPPDRFSQDDYSRPSIRRKKQIRPPADRFNCSMCDKSFPYQSKLVDHERIHTGEKPFACTSCPKSFRTQAFLNNHLKTHSTARPYTCGQCGKCFAKLQSLAKHMLAHSGQKPFYCEVCNKGFTQSTYFKRHMECHTSQMTFPCKHCNKSFPTAFKLANHERWHTRDRPHMCERCGKCFLVPSLLKRHMGYHIGDRQYLCSQCGKTFVYLSDLKRHQQDHMPKTKIPCPVCQKKFSSKYCLRVHLRIHTRERPYRCSICEKSFTQVGNLKVHIRLHTDERPFACSQCGKTYKLASHLNVHKRTHTCKKPWTCQTCGKGFSVPGLLKNHEQVHLRQADPDFAAKRRSRAKQKKSSLKRKFDNDGGEEEEEEEEEEEEGIDQFVVP; from the exons GTACTCTCCCCCTGGCGGCCCTTCGACTGATGGCCTCCCCACTGCAGCTGACGTACTCGTTCATGTGGCAGGCGATCCGCCAGAGAAACGTCAGCCACTACAAGAAGGTGGAGGAGTTTGTCACCATGGTGACGCAGACTGTTCCGGAGCTCATGAGTTCCAAGCAGACAGCCCAACTCGTTTTGGGCTTGAGGGCCAGG ATCATTTTGGATTTGCTCCAGCGAGAAGCCCAACCAGACGCCCGGGTTATTCAAACGCTTATAAATAAGTTGAAGATCGTGACGCCCACAGTG GATGCGGAAGTGGAGAGATGTCAAACCAACTTCATGGTGTTGGTCCAGAATTTGCTGAAAAGCCCCGCTGAAAGGAAGCACTTCTTTAAG GAAGTGTTCCCGGTTCAATACGGCACAAAGTTTGACACGGCGTTGCAGACGCTGACAGCCGGCCTGGTGTGCAAGTTGGAACAGCTGCTTCCCGTTCCCAATCTCTCCCAG CTCAGCGCCATGATCTCGTCAGAGCCCGCCATGCAGGAGGTGGGCTGGAGCGTCATCCCCGAAGGCGACGACCTCAGAACTCTGCTGGTCTTCCAGCAGTCCAAGGGACTCCTGTCCGGTAAAG CAACCATCTCGTCTTCAGTGGGCGACTGTGTACTTTCGTCCCTCGCCTATCTACTCAAACCTGTCCAGCCGCCGGCTCCCcctccgccaccgccgccgccgccaccgcccgTGGCCAGCAACCCTTCGCAGCAGCCCGCGACCGCGCCCCCAGTAGCCAGCCCGCCCCCGATAACCGACCCGCCCCCGATAACCGCCCCGCCCCCGATAACCAACCCGCCTCCGATAGCCAACCCGCCTCCGCTAGCCAACCCGCCTCCGACAGGCAGTCCGCCTCCGCTCTTGGTTCAAGAAGACCTAGACGACACGTCGGATGACTCGGAGGAAGGGGCGGGCCTAGTCGGCGGACAAGTGGCGGAGGGCCTCCCCGCCGCGGCGACGCCGGAAGCCAACCCGCCTGGTGAGCAAGGAGGCGACGAAGCAACGGACAAGTCGGAAACGCCGCGGGCCAAGTCCATCCCCTTCAAGGTGGTCTCGGTGGCGGCCAAAACGGCGTGGCCCAACCCGGGCACGGCGAAAGAAGGCCAGAAGGTGCAGACGCAGCGGGTGACGCTCCACCAGTGGGTGTCGCAGATCGCCAGCAACACCATCTCGCTCCCGGCCCTGCCGCCGCTGCCCCCGGACCGGTTCAGCCAGGACGACTATTCGCGGCCCAGTATCCGGCGCAAGAAGCAAATCCGTCCGCCGGCCGACCGCTTCAACTGCAGCATGTGCGACAAGAGCTTCCCGTACCAGTCCAAGCTGGTGGACCACGAGCGCATCCACACGGGCGAGAAACCCTTCGCTTGCACCTCGTGCCCCAAGAGCTTCCGCACGCAGGCCTTCCTCAACAACCACCTGAAGACGCACAGCACGGCGCGGCCGTACACCTGCGGCCAGTGCGGCAAGTGCTTCGCCAAGCTGCAGAGCCTGGCCAAGCACATGCTAGCGCACAGCGGGCAGAAGCCCTTCTACTGCGAGGTGTGCAACAAGGGCTTTACGCAGTCCACCTACTTCAAGAGGCACATGGAGTGCCACACCAGCCAGATGACCTTCCCCTGCAAGCACTGCAACAAGAGCTTCCCCACCGCCTTCAAGCTGGCCAACCACGAGCGCTGGCACACCCGGGACCGCCCCCACATGTGCGAGCGCTGCGGCAAGTGCTTCCTGGTGCCCAGCCTGCTCAAGCGACACATGGGCTACCACATCGGCGACCGCCAGTATCTCTGCTCCCAGTGCGGCAAGACCTTCGTGTACCTCTCCGACCTCAAGCGACACCAGCAGGACCACATGCCCAAGACCAAGATCCCGTGCCCCGTCTGCCAAAAGAAGTTCTCCAGCAAGTACTGCCTGAGGGTGCACCTGCGGATCCACACCCGCGAGCGCCCGTACCGCTGCTCCATCTGCGAGAAGAGCTTCACGCAAGTGGGCAACCTCAAGGTCCACATCCGGCTGCACACCGACGAGCGGCCATTCGCCTGCTCCCAGTGCGGCAAGACCTACAAGCTGGCGTCCCACCTCAACGTCCACAAGCGGACTCACACCTGCAAGAAGCCCTGGACCTGCCAGACCTGCGGGAAGGGCTTCAGCGTGCCGGGACTGCTGAAGAACCACGAGCAGGTGCACCTGCGCCAGGCCGACCCGGACTTTGCCGCCAAGCGCAGGAGCCGGGCCAAGCAGAAGAAGAGTTCCCTCAAGAGGAAGTTTGACAACGACGgcggggaggaagaggaggaggaggaggaagaagaggaggagggcaTCGACCAATTCGTGGTGCCGTGA